Proteins found in one Myxococcales bacterium genomic segment:
- a CDS encoding HAMP domain-containing histidine kinase, which produces MSRRDDPLRDSARYSLRLRVFLAVALAGLSLPLLVFVVSQVERTVPEALWRKTLDATDAVTLDVEAYDRPSEARVVAIAEKYRARIRVVPRVGVEGALDVDRDDPRDAMHPVEAFFFFARSTETSRDYDSITPILARPEVSYALARGLYIDCARDGLRVCRATRPAHDRESRAWVVYVDKSSARPVEEVYLVRRILLRLSLVTAPLAMALGFWAARRVTAPIARLRRQALEKASSESPNADLAEHADEVGDLASALNSLLGALARRRAENEAFVADVVHEMKSPVAAITAVAEALEAPVDDARRERLARALGSSATKLDALVSHFLDLARAEAGMPREDRERVDLAELLGAAVVRFAEDPRYSGVQFSAEARGPHLVFGVRRRLDALVRELLDNAASFAGARAEPGLVQVSLTTTHGGGREVVHLEVHDNGPGIPPEALPRVFQRFFTTRGEKRGTGLGLALVHAVAVAHGGSASAETGEHGATIRVTLPALVGELARAVERPTEAST; this is translated from the coding sequence ATGAGCCGGCGAGACGACCCTCTCCGCGACTCGGCGCGCTATTCGCTGCGCCTGCGCGTGTTCCTCGCCGTGGCGCTCGCGGGCCTGTCGCTCCCACTCCTCGTGTTCGTCGTGAGCCAGGTCGAGCGCACGGTGCCCGAGGCGCTGTGGCGCAAGACCCTCGACGCCACCGACGCCGTGACCCTCGACGTGGAGGCCTACGATCGCCCGTCCGAGGCGCGGGTGGTCGCGATCGCCGAGAAGTACCGGGCGCGGATCCGCGTCGTCCCGCGGGTGGGCGTGGAAGGCGCGCTCGACGTCGACCGCGACGATCCGCGCGACGCCATGCACCCGGTCGAGGCGTTCTTCTTCTTCGCCCGCTCCACCGAGACCTCGAGAGACTACGACTCCATCACGCCCATCCTCGCGCGGCCCGAGGTCTCCTACGCGCTCGCGCGCGGTCTCTACATCGACTGCGCGCGCGATGGCCTCCGCGTGTGCCGCGCCACGCGGCCCGCGCACGACAGGGAGAGCCGGGCGTGGGTGGTGTACGTCGACAAGAGCTCGGCGCGCCCCGTCGAGGAGGTCTACCTCGTGCGCCGCATCTTGCTGCGACTCTCGCTCGTGACCGCACCGCTGGCGATGGCGCTGGGCTTCTGGGCGGCGCGAAGGGTGACCGCTCCGATTGCCAGGCTCCGGCGGCAGGCGCTCGAAAAAGCGAGCTCCGAGAGCCCCAACGCAGACCTGGCCGAACACGCCGACGAGGTGGGGGACCTCGCCTCGGCGCTCAACTCGCTCCTTGGCGCGCTCGCGCGGAGGCGGGCCGAGAACGAGGCGTTCGTCGCCGACGTGGTGCACGAGATGAAGAGCCCTGTCGCCGCCATCACGGCCGTGGCCGAGGCGCTCGAGGCCCCGGTGGACGACGCGCGCCGCGAGCGACTCGCCCGCGCCCTCGGATCGAGCGCCACAAAGCTAGACGCGCTCGTCAGCCATTTCCTCGACCTCGCGCGAGCGGAAGCAGGCATGCCGCGCGAGGATCGCGAGCGCGTCGACCTGGCGGAGCTTCTGGGTGCCGCGGTCGTGCGCTTCGCGGAGGACCCTCGCTATTCGGGCGTCCAGTTCTCCGCCGAAGCGCGCGGCCCGCACCTCGTGTTTGGCGTCCGCCGGAGACTGGATGCGCTCGTTCGGGAGCTCCTCGACAACGCGGCATCATTCGCCGGTGCGCGAGCGGAGCCGGGGCTCGTGCAGGTGTCGCTCACGACGACCCACGGGGGCGGGAGAGAGGTCGTCCACCTCGAGGTTCACGACAACGGCCCGGGCATCCCGCCCGAGGCCCTCCCGCGAGTGTTTCAGCGCTTCTTCACGACCCGAGGGGAGAAGCGCGGCACGGGCCTAGGCCTCGCGCTCGTACACGCCGTGGCGGTCGCCCACGGCGGCTCAGCGAGCGCAGAGACCGGCGAGCACGGCGCGACGATCCGTGTGACGCTGCCTGCGCTCGTGGGGGAGCTCGCGCGGGCCGTCGAGCGCCCGACGGAGGCATCGACCTGA
- a CDS encoding amidohydrolase gives MFQTLRRWSADAEVPDEIPHELTTAALTSAGVTRALVTAWWGPSGPLLSNDEVAAVVASAPELYVGVASVNLSRPMDAVRELRRAVKTLGFRALRMLPWLWNAPPNAAQYYPLYAECIELGIPFCLQVGHAGPLCRSDPGRPIPYLDEVALDFPELVIVGGHIGYPWTDEMIALATKYPNVYIDTSAYKPSRYPAQLVAYMRGHGRRKVLFGSNYPMMLPGSCLAQVDSLALDDEAKGLFLSGNAKRVFKLE, from the coding sequence ATGTTCCAGACCCTGCGCCGCTGGAGCGCCGACGCCGAGGTCCCCGACGAGATACCCCACGAGCTCACCACGGCGGCCCTCACCTCGGCCGGCGTGACGCGTGCGCTGGTCACCGCGTGGTGGGGCCCCTCCGGGCCGCTGCTCTCGAACGACGAGGTCGCCGCCGTGGTCGCCTCCGCGCCCGAGCTCTACGTGGGAGTGGCCTCGGTCAATCTCTCTCGGCCGATGGACGCCGTGCGGGAGCTGCGGCGCGCCGTGAAGACCCTCGGCTTCCGCGCGCTGCGCATGCTGCCGTGGCTGTGGAACGCGCCGCCGAACGCCGCACAGTATTATCCGCTCTACGCGGAGTGCATCGAGCTGGGCATTCCGTTCTGCCTGCAGGTAGGCCACGCGGGCCCGCTGTGTCGCTCCGACCCTGGGAGGCCGATTCCCTATCTCGACGAGGTGGCTCTCGACTTCCCCGAGCTCGTGATCGTGGGCGGGCATATCGGGTATCCGTGGACCGACGAGATGATCGCGCTCGCCACGAAATACCCGAACGTGTACATCGACACCTCGGCGTACAAGCCGAGCCGCTACCCAGCGCAGCTCGTGGCCTACATGCGCGGCCACGGGCGCCGAAAGGTGCTGTTCGGGAGCAACTACCCCATGATGCTCCCGGGCAGCTGCCTCGCCCAGGTCGACTCGCTCGCGCTCGACGACGAGGCCAAGGGGCTCTTCCTGAGCGGCAACGCGAAGCGCGTGTTCAAGCTCGAGTGA
- a CDS encoding VWA domain-containing protein has translation MSFVTALALAVALLVAAPVLAHRLRRQRADVVPFAPAHLVTATPPKARKRSRLEDRALLAVRALAVVVLALLGASPLVTCSRLALDRDGGASVALALVLDDSGSMRATLPSGKTRFAAAVAGAEQLVSSAREGDAIAIVLAGAPPRVLLAPTTDLAAVRAALRDARPSDRATELVEALAMSEGLLTGLPQIDKKLVLLSDRADGHPEGAPLGADRKLPVWAPLPELAEKVTDCAVITADRAGTSVRVRVACTPGETFAGRSVEVRSRDGSRAFGSSPGVTSSATEVSITVAPDAPDDLVARLAGADAVASNDAAPVLTEAGPTALAVVADPASETVVTGGSPVVEQAYAALHTELALRPLPQLPDRLEDLAAFAGVVVDDPPGLTPEQRAALGAFLQRGGVALFALGPRAAQAPLGANFAPVLTQAVTWGKNPGHVSGGAPQPDGAEPKSAHALFAEAAPSLRDLGAPDRATLGPTDIPTFESLLAFSDGSPLVARRAVGAGVVWVVALPFSVHGSDLVLRPGFLSLLDAFADVARSRAERRRTEVGAPWLLREDGNGALAIAAIRDPNGEPLATTRDAEGVRTSPGLVGAYELTRGDRAERRVVSASPRELDTRPRAAPPSREGARAGGSAHTQVDLSWTLALALLALLAAELTLRVVMRPRAGVAS, from the coding sequence GTGAGCTTCGTCACCGCGCTGGCGCTCGCGGTCGCCCTCCTCGTCGCGGCGCCCGTGCTCGCCCACCGACTGCGGCGACAGCGGGCCGACGTCGTGCCGTTCGCGCCCGCGCACCTCGTGACGGCGACGCCGCCGAAGGCCCGCAAGCGCTCGCGCCTGGAGGACCGGGCGCTCCTCGCGGTGCGCGCCCTCGCGGTCGTGGTGCTCGCGCTCCTCGGCGCCTCCCCGCTCGTCACCTGCTCGCGCCTCGCGCTCGATCGTGACGGCGGCGCCTCCGTCGCGCTCGCCCTCGTGCTCGACGACTCGGGCAGCATGCGGGCGACGCTCCCCTCCGGAAAGACGCGCTTCGCGGCGGCGGTCGCGGGGGCCGAGCAGCTCGTCTCGAGCGCGCGCGAGGGGGACGCGATCGCGATCGTGCTCGCGGGCGCGCCGCCGCGGGTCCTCCTCGCGCCCACCACCGATCTCGCGGCCGTGCGCGCGGCCCTGCGCGACGCGCGCCCGAGCGACCGCGCCACCGAGCTCGTCGAGGCCCTGGCGATGTCCGAGGGCCTGCTCACCGGGCTGCCGCAGATAGACAAGAAACTTGTCCTTCTCAGCGATCGCGCCGACGGCCACCCCGAGGGCGCGCCGCTCGGCGCCGACCGCAAGCTGCCCGTGTGGGCGCCGCTGCCCGAGCTGGCGGAGAAGGTGACCGACTGCGCCGTGATCACCGCCGACCGGGCCGGCACGTCCGTGCGCGTGCGCGTCGCGTGCACGCCGGGCGAGACGTTCGCGGGGCGCTCGGTGGAGGTGCGCTCACGCGACGGCAGCCGCGCGTTCGGCAGCTCGCCCGGCGTGACATCCTCCGCGACCGAGGTGTCGATCACGGTCGCGCCCGACGCGCCCGACGACCTCGTCGCGCGCTTGGCAGGCGCCGACGCGGTGGCGAGCAACGACGCCGCGCCGGTGCTGACCGAGGCCGGCCCGACCGCGCTCGCGGTCGTCGCCGATCCTGCGAGCGAGACCGTGGTGACCGGCGGCAGCCCGGTCGTCGAGCAGGCCTACGCCGCGCTCCACACCGAGCTCGCCCTGCGCCCGCTCCCGCAGCTCCCCGACCGCCTCGAGGACCTGGCCGCGTTCGCGGGCGTCGTCGTCGACGATCCGCCCGGGCTCACCCCCGAGCAGCGCGCCGCGCTCGGCGCATTCCTCCAGCGAGGCGGCGTCGCGCTCTTCGCGCTCGGCCCGCGGGCGGCCCAGGCCCCGCTCGGCGCAAATTTCGCCCCCGTGCTCACGCAGGCAGTCACCTGGGGAAAGAACCCCGGCCACGTGTCAGGCGGCGCGCCCCAGCCCGACGGCGCCGAGCCCAAGTCCGCGCACGCCCTCTTCGCCGAGGCCGCCCCGAGCCTGCGCGATCTCGGGGCGCCCGACCGCGCGACGCTCGGCCCCACCGACATCCCGACCTTCGAGTCCCTGCTGGCCTTCTCCGACGGCAGCCCGCTCGTCGCGAGGCGCGCCGTGGGCGCGGGCGTGGTGTGGGTGGTCGCGCTCCCCTTCTCGGTCCATGGCAGCGATCTGGTGCTGCGCCCGGGCTTCCTCTCGCTCCTCGACGCGTTCGCCGACGTCGCGCGGTCGCGGGCGGAGCGGCGCCGCACCGAGGTGGGCGCGCCGTGGCTGCTCCGCGAGGACGGGAACGGTGCGCTCGCGATAGCCGCGATACGAGACCCGAACGGCGAGCCCCTCGCCACCACCCGCGACGCGGAGGGCGTCCGGACGAGCCCCGGCCTCGTGGGCGCGTACGAGCTCACGCGGGGCGATCGCGCGGAGCGCCGCGTGGTGTCGGCCTCGCCGCGAGAGCTCGACACGCGCCCGCGCGCCGCGCCTCCTTCGCGGGAGGGAGCGCGCGCCGGCGGCTCCGCCCACACCCAGGTCGACCTCTCCTGGACGCTCGCCCTCGCCCTCCTCGCGCTCCTCGCCGCCGAGCTCACGCTCCGCGTCGTGATGCGGCCCCGCGCCGGCGTCGCGAGCTGA
- a CDS encoding NAD(P)/FAD-dependent oxidoreductase, translating to MDESQAANPEHLDVLIVGAGLSGISAAYHLQTACPERSYAVLEARDDLGGTWDLFRYPGIRSDSDMYTLGYSWKPWESPKAIADGPAILAYIREAATENGIDRAIRFGCEVVSARWSTAESRWTVEVRERGAAKVLTCSFLFMCSGYYDYEAGYTPDFVGRELFRGVIVHPQRWTPDVEYAGKKVVVIGSGATAVTLVPELAKRAAKVTMLQRSPSYVASLPERDRFATTARERLPGAAYALTRWKNVAFGFGFYRFCKRYPAQAKRMLVNLVRKELRGTVDVDKHFTPTYDPWDQRVCVVPNGDLFEALRSGRAEVVTDHIETFTETGLRLRSGAELEADVVVTATGLQLKFAGGVELFVDGLRVEPQKTMTYKGMMCSDVPNLALAIGYTNASWTLKCDLTCEFVCRLLNTLRDEGHTRVIARRPGPHVREAPAIDFTSGYVRRAIDQFPRQGTVAPWKLYQNYPLDLVALRHAPLKDGTLEFS from the coding sequence GTGGACGAGAGCCAAGCCGCCAATCCCGAGCACCTCGACGTCCTCATCGTGGGCGCAGGCCTCTCGGGCATTTCCGCCGCGTATCACCTCCAGACCGCGTGCCCGGAGCGCTCGTACGCGGTCCTCGAGGCTCGCGACGACTTGGGGGGCACCTGGGACCTGTTTCGGTATCCAGGAATCCGCTCCGACTCCGACATGTACACGCTCGGTTACTCGTGGAAGCCGTGGGAGAGCCCCAAGGCCATCGCCGACGGTCCCGCCATCTTGGCCTACATCCGGGAGGCCGCGACCGAGAACGGCATCGACCGGGCGATCCGCTTCGGCTGCGAGGTGGTGAGCGCGCGGTGGTCCACCGCCGAGTCCCGCTGGACGGTGGAGGTGCGCGAGCGAGGGGCCGCGAAGGTGCTCACCTGCAGCTTCCTCTTCATGTGCTCGGGGTATTACGACTACGAGGCGGGCTACACCCCCGACTTCGTGGGGCGGGAGCTCTTCCGCGGGGTGATCGTGCACCCGCAGCGCTGGACCCCTGACGTCGAGTACGCGGGGAAGAAGGTCGTCGTGATCGGCTCGGGCGCGACCGCGGTGACCCTCGTTCCGGAGCTCGCGAAGCGCGCCGCGAAGGTGACGATGCTCCAACGGTCTCCCTCGTACGTGGCGTCCCTGCCGGAGCGAGACCGCTTCGCGACCACCGCCCGCGAGCGCCTCCCCGGCGCCGCCTACGCGCTCACGCGATGGAAGAACGTCGCGTTCGGGTTCGGGTTCTACAGGTTCTGCAAGCGCTACCCGGCGCAGGCGAAGCGCATGCTCGTCAATCTGGTGCGCAAGGAGCTCCGGGGCACGGTCGACGTCGACAAGCACTTCACCCCGACGTACGACCCCTGGGACCAGCGCGTCTGCGTCGTCCCGAACGGCGACCTCTTCGAGGCCCTCCGCAGCGGCCGGGCCGAGGTGGTCACGGACCACATTGAGACGTTCACCGAGACCGGCCTGCGACTCCGCTCCGGCGCCGAGCTCGAGGCCGATGTGGTGGTCACCGCCACGGGCCTCCAGCTCAAGTTCGCGGGCGGAGTCGAGCTCTTCGTCGACGGCCTGCGCGTAGAGCCGCAGAAGACCATGACCTACAAGGGAATGATGTGCAGCGACGTACCGAACCTCGCGCTCGCCATCGGGTACACGAACGCGTCGTGGACACTCAAGTGCGACCTCACGTGCGAGTTCGTGTGCCGCCTGCTCAACACCCTGCGCGACGAGGGGCACACGCGCGTGATCGCCCGACGGCCGGGGCCCCACGTGAGGGAGGCGCCGGCGATCGACTTCACCTCCGGCTACGTGCGGCGGGCCATCGACCAGTTCCCGCGCCAGGGCACGGTGGCGCCGTGGAAGCTCTACCAGAACTACCCGCTCGACCTGGTCGCGCTGAGGCACGCGCCGCTCAAGGACGGCACGCTCGAGTTCTCCTGA
- a CDS encoding YeeE/YedE family protein: MSLIMSATALLGGALIGGSASLLLLVEGRVAGLSGILAQSLVEPGRSLRWRVPFLAGLVGAGAALHLALPGAFVAPRGAPLGIVGAGLLVGFGTRLSNGCTSGHGVSGLSRLSARSVVATLTFIAFGALATYASRGGAS, from the coding sequence ATGTCTCTCATAATGTCGGCCACTGCGCTGCTCGGCGGCGCGCTCATTGGCGGGAGCGCGTCGCTGCTCTTGCTCGTCGAGGGGCGGGTCGCGGGCCTGAGCGGCATCCTCGCGCAGAGCCTCGTCGAGCCCGGGCGGAGCCTGCGCTGGCGCGTGCCGTTCCTCGCGGGGCTCGTCGGGGCGGGGGCCGCGCTCCACCTCGCGCTGCCCGGGGCGTTCGTCGCGCCGCGCGGCGCACCGCTTGGAATCGTGGGTGCAGGGCTCCTTGTGGGGTTCGGGACGCGCCTCTCCAATGGGTGCACCAGCGGGCACGGCGTGTCGGGGCTGAGCCGCCTCTCTGCGCGCAGCGTGGTCGCGACGCTCACGTTCATCGCGTTCGGCGCGCTGGCCACGTACGCGAGCCGCGGGGGCGCCTCGTGA
- a CDS encoding YeeE/YedE family protein translates to MAATFAGAVFALGLVLSGMTDTTKVRGFLDFTGRWDPSLAFVMVGAIGTLALARRRIEARTKPLARSSFAEPRLTAIDASLVVGAAAFGVGWGLSGVCPGPALASLAAGSAEAPLFVLAMAVGMGLHHAVTRAPQVARAVAAEHAPHAGRVDG, encoded by the coding sequence CTGGCGGCGACGTTCGCGGGCGCCGTGTTCGCGTTGGGCCTCGTACTGTCTGGCATGACGGACACCACGAAGGTGCGCGGCTTCCTCGACTTCACCGGGCGTTGGGATCCAAGCCTCGCCTTCGTGATGGTGGGCGCCATCGGCACGCTCGCGCTCGCGCGGCGGCGAATCGAGGCGCGCACCAAGCCCCTCGCGCGATCGTCGTTCGCCGAGCCGCGGCTCACCGCCATCGACGCGTCGCTCGTGGTCGGCGCGGCCGCCTTCGGCGTGGGCTGGGGCCTCTCGGGGGTGTGCCCGGGCCCTGCGCTGGCGTCGCTGGCGGCCGGCTCGGCCGAGGCGCCGCTCTTCGTGCTCGCGATGGCCGTGGGCATGGGCCTCCATCACGCGGTCACCCGGGCGCCCCAGGTGGCGCGCGCCGTGGCGGCGGAGCACGCGCCGCACGCGGGCCGCGTCGACGGTTGA
- a CDS encoding serine/threonine protein kinase → MTPNAPPPRDPGQPPATLVDETSPRAPSPREADSDALTLPPLDDPRSGPRVTAPESRPAPSSRYVAKATLGEGGMGVVSLSHDVHIGRDVAIKTIRPDRNAQPDLKARFLREARVQGRLEHPSIVPVYDLGTDETGAAYFAMKRVNGATLADIVELLSKGDHATAEKYSRHRLLGAFGSVCLAIDFAHERGVIHRDLKPGNVMIGDFGEVYVLDWGVAKVDDEADLQGSSDDVTGSRTRAGSYVGTLGYMSPEQLTGGAVGRAGDVFSLGAVLFELLTYAPLIQGDATQLRAQTLLGVDAQASTRAPHRAVPPALEAICVRATSKSALDRFATTREMYEALQHYLDGDQERERRRELSQQYARAASPRAELALADQDPSNEAREQAMRDVGNALALDAKNLTALRTMTRLMVHPPRKTPPDAAAAMEQSRLALMRVTARIGAFAFGSWFAWLPLLVWMGLRSPLTVAFISAALGGALVLCLVEQRESATPKDAMSAGIVALGLAGLAALTRLFGPLVLIPTAAFGFAITFGLNHFRPRLGVVAFAASLAVVFVPTALEYAGVLPPSYSFEGGRLQVLPQIAQFPAEATLLMLCVANLLLISAIWWLTRRVQRALADAETRVAIQAWHLRLMVPEEARHAVRAPTVRSGRVTLEKLPVDP, encoded by the coding sequence GTGACCCCTAACGCACCGCCCCCGCGCGACCCCGGGCAGCCGCCCGCGACGCTCGTCGACGAGACGTCCCCGCGCGCGCCGTCACCTCGCGAGGCGGACTCCGACGCCCTCACGCTGCCGCCGCTCGACGATCCGCGATCGGGGCCGCGGGTCACCGCGCCCGAGTCGCGCCCCGCCCCATCGTCTCGCTACGTCGCCAAGGCGACCCTCGGCGAGGGCGGCATGGGCGTCGTGTCGCTCAGCCACGACGTGCACATCGGGCGCGACGTGGCGATCAAGACCATCCGCCCCGACCGCAACGCGCAGCCCGACCTGAAGGCGCGCTTCCTCCGCGAGGCGCGCGTCCAGGGGCGCCTCGAGCACCCCTCGATCGTGCCGGTGTACGACCTCGGCACCGACGAGACGGGCGCCGCGTATTTCGCGATGAAGCGGGTGAACGGCGCCACCCTCGCCGACATCGTGGAGCTCCTCTCGAAGGGCGACCACGCCACCGCCGAGAAGTACTCGCGCCACCGGCTGCTCGGCGCCTTCGGCAGCGTGTGCCTCGCGATCGATTTCGCCCACGAGCGCGGCGTCATCCACCGCGATCTGAAGCCCGGGAACGTCATGATTGGCGACTTCGGCGAGGTCTACGTGCTCGACTGGGGCGTCGCGAAGGTCGACGACGAGGCCGATCTCCAGGGCTCGTCCGACGACGTCACGGGCTCGCGGACGCGCGCGGGCAGCTACGTGGGCACGCTCGGCTACATGTCGCCGGAGCAGCTCACGGGCGGCGCCGTGGGCCGCGCGGGCGACGTGTTCTCGCTCGGGGCCGTGCTCTTCGAGCTGCTCACCTACGCGCCGCTCATCCAGGGCGACGCGACGCAGCTCCGCGCGCAGACGCTCCTCGGGGTCGATGCGCAGGCGAGCACCCGCGCGCCCCATCGGGCGGTCCCGCCGGCGCTCGAGGCCATCTGCGTGCGCGCGACGTCGAAGAGCGCGCTCGACCGGTTCGCGACGACCCGCGAGATGTACGAGGCCCTCCAGCACTACCTGGACGGCGACCAAGAGCGAGAGCGACGGCGCGAGCTGTCGCAGCAGTACGCCCGCGCCGCGTCGCCGCGGGCGGAGCTCGCGCTAGCCGACCAAGACCCGAGCAACGAGGCGCGCGAGCAGGCCATGCGCGACGTGGGCAACGCGCTCGCGCTCGACGCCAAGAACCTCACCGCGCTGCGCACGATGACCCGCCTCATGGTGCACCCGCCGCGCAAGACCCCGCCCGACGCCGCGGCCGCGATGGAGCAGTCGCGCCTTGCTCTCATGCGGGTCACCGCCCGCATCGGCGCCTTCGCCTTCGGTTCGTGGTTCGCTTGGCTCCCGCTCCTCGTGTGGATGGGGCTGCGCAGCCCGCTCACCGTGGCCTTCATCTCAGCGGCCCTCGGCGGGGCGCTCGTGCTCTGTCTGGTCGAGCAGCGCGAGTCGGCCACGCCGAAGGACGCGATGAGCGCGGGCATCGTGGCGCTCGGGCTCGCGGGTCTCGCGGCGCTCACGCGCCTCTTCGGTCCGCTCGTGCTCATTCCCACGGCCGCGTTCGGCTTCGCTATCACCTTCGGGCTGAACCACTTCCGGCCGCGGCTCGGGGTCGTCGCCTTCGCCGCGAGCCTCGCCGTCGTGTTTGTGCCCACGGCGCTCGAATACGCGGGCGTGCTGCCTCCCTCGTATTCATTCGAGGGCGGGCGACTCCAGGTGCTCCCGCAGATCGCCCAGTTCCCCGCGGAGGCGACGCTGCTCATGCTGTGCGTCGCCAACCTGCTCCTCATCAGCGCCATCTGGTGGCTCACGCGGCGCGTCCAGCGCGCCCTCGCCGACGCCGAGACCCGAGTGGCCATCCAGGCGTGGCACCTTCGGCTCATGGTGCCCGAGGAGGCCCGCCACGCCGTGCGCGCGCCCACCGTGCGATCCGGTCGGGTGACGCTGGAGAAGCTGCCCGTCGATCCATAG
- a CDS encoding response regulator transcription factor produces MPRVLLVDDDAALLDVLTLAFTDAGHEISTAKDGREALATLTRDPPHLLVTDVNLPHLDGYSLVRELRARGSKLPIVLLTSRDTEVDEILGFDLGADDFVSKPFSTRALLARVTALLRREAAREDAPQAQAASAGKTALVCGDLTLDTERVEARHRGTAITVTMTEFRLLEAFVRRPGVVLSRTRLLELARGDDGVVDDRLVDTYVRRIRRKLEAIEPGFSGIETVIGAGYRLRT; encoded by the coding sequence ATGCCCCGGGTCCTCCTCGTCGACGACGACGCTGCGCTGCTCGACGTGCTCACGCTGGCCTTTACGGACGCCGGCCATGAGATCTCCACGGCGAAAGACGGGCGCGAGGCGCTCGCGACCCTCACGCGCGATCCGCCGCACCTCCTCGTGACCGACGTGAACCTCCCGCACCTCGACGGGTATTCGCTCGTGCGGGAGCTTCGCGCGCGCGGCTCGAAGCTCCCCATCGTTCTCTTGACGTCTCGAGACACCGAGGTCGACGAGATCCTCGGCTTCGATCTCGGCGCGGACGATTTCGTTTCGAAGCCCTTCTCGACCCGCGCGCTGCTCGCCCGCGTCACCGCGCTCCTTCGGCGAGAGGCAGCGCGTGAAGACGCGCCGCAGGCGCAGGCCGCGAGCGCAGGTAAAACGGCGCTCGTGTGTGGAGACCTCACGCTCGACACCGAGCGGGTCGAGGCCCGCCACCGCGGGACGGCGATCACCGTGACGATGACTGAGTTTCGACTGCTCGAGGCGTTCGTTCGGCGGCCGGGCGTCGTGCTCTCGCGCACCCGTTTGCTCGAGCTCGCGCGGGGCGACGACGGCGTCGTCGACGATCGCCTGGTCGACACCTACGTGAGGCGGATTCGCCGCAAGCTCGAGGCGATCGAGCCGGGATTCTCGGGCATCGAGACCGTCATCGGCGCCGGCTATCGGCTCCGCACATGA